The following is a genomic window from Ethanoligenens harbinense YUAN-3.
ACGGAAAGATCCGGAACACCAATTTGCGCCCGTACATTGGCAGAGAAGTCCTGTTGGGCATCCGCCCGGAACATTTGCACGACGAGGATGCGTTTCTTCCCTCTGGGACAGGCGTTGTGGATGCGCATGTGGATATGGCCGAGCTGATGGGGGCCGAAACGTATCTGTATCTGACAGTGGCAGGGCAGAACATGGTTGCCCGCGTGCATGCGCGAAGCAAAGCCGTCCGCGGGGATGATATCCGGATCGCGCTGGATGTCGAACGCATCCACCTGTTTGATCGAGAGACAGAAGCGGTCATTTACCAGTAAGCATGGATAAGCCTTTTAAAACCGGATCGGAAGAGCGATTGTATAAGATGCTGTATGGAGTACGATGCGATTCGATATACAGCACCCTTAAAGCGCTTGCTGCTCTCAATCAGAGGGCAGCATTTCTTTCGCAAGCGGTTTGATGCGGACTCTTTTCTTTGTGATCTTCCGCGTATGTACTGTATAGGCCGTTTCATATCGTATCACATCGTTATATGGGAGGAATTTTCTTGTTGGCACTTAACACACAAGTAATCGCTCATCGTGGATTTTCTTATCAGGCACCGGAAAATACGCTGGAGGCATTTTCTCTGGCGGCGGAATTGGGCGCGGACGGAATCGAATTGGATGTGCACTTGAGCAAAGACGGGCAAATCGTCGTGATCCACGACGATACGGTCGATCGCACCGGAAACGGGACCGGTGTGGTCAACGAGATGCTGTTCGACGATTTGCGCACCCTGGACGTTTCAATGGGCAAGCCGGGCTATACCGGTGCTTGCATCCCGACGCTGGAAGAGGTCTATCGTCTGCTTGCGCCGACTTCTCTGAACATCAACGTGGAAATCAAGGAATACCGGTATCAGGATGGATTTGTGATCATCCCGAAAGTTCTGGAACTGGAGGAGCGGTACCAGTTGTCCGGCCGGGTCTTTTATTCGTCATTCAATCATTATGTCCTGCGGGAAATGAAGCAACGCCAGCCGCAGGCGGCCACGGCGGCGCTTTATGCCGCGGGCCTGGTCGATGTCTGGGAGTACACGAAGCGGATTCCATCCGACGCCATCCACCCGCATTTTTTTGCTCTGCGGGATCCCTCGCTGGTTTCGCAGTGTCATGCAAATGGGATAGCGGTCCGCCCGTGGACAATCGATCAGCCGGACGATATGGAACGGATGCTTGTGTCGGGAGTGGATGCCGTTATTACTAATCGTCCTGACCTTGCCCTGAAATTGCGAGGATAACGCATTTGTTTGGCGTACCTGCCAGTCATTCGTTTTTGCGATCTGGGGTCTGTGTTAAAATAATGGACAAAGTGATAAGATAAAGCATAACAGAAAAAGGAGCTTATCACGATGACAGAAACACAAAAAAATACGATGAAGAATTCAAGAAACGCGCTGTTCGTATGAGTTTCAGCAGCGAACGAACAGTAACGCAAGGTGCTGAAAATCTGTGGATCAGCAGTAACATGGCTGTATCGGTGGCGGAAAAAATACACGCCGGACGGCGATAAAACAGAGATGGCCCAGCAGCAGGATGAAATGCACCAGCTGCGTTTGCGGAATGCTGAACTGGAAGAGAAAAACTGCATATTAAAAAAAGCGGCGGCCTTCTTCGCACAACATCAGAAGTGAATGCCGTAAGCTGCTATCAGTTCATGGAAAAGCAGAACCGATACTCAAAAGCGAAGTGGGCCAAACAATTAGGGCGTTTCTACATCAGGATATTATGCATGGCTTCAAACGCGCAGTGCATGGCAGAAACGGTATAAAATATGTGAAGGCAGGGTAATTTCTGCTTTCAAAGAGGGAAAGGGCACTTATGGTGCGAAACGTATCTGCGGAATAATCCGGCGTGGCGGATATGCCATTTCTTACCCTGTCGTAAAAAGATTATGGTTCACGAAGGCCTGAATGCCATTTGCGGCGCAGACAACTTTCTCTGACAGATAGCCGGGGTGCACATTCGGAGACCTATCAAAATCTGACCAAGGGTTTAAAATTAACAGATCCTTCCAAGTTTTATCCAGTGATATCAGCTATATCCGCACCGGTGAAGGATTTGATTATCTGGGTCAGATCAGAGATGTCTATACCAACGTTGTTTTAGCAAGCTTCCAGGAAAAGTGAATGAAAAAGGAACTGGTTTTGCATACCTTGAATGCTGCGCAAAGACGCTGGAATTTGCCGACTGACCGAATCTTTCACAGCGACCGCGGTAGTCAGTACACGTCACAGGCCGTTAAAGATCAGATTCATCGTATGGCTGGAAACCAAGCTATTCACGACTTGGAACCCCGGGAGACAATGCCTGGAGTGAAAGTTTTTTCTCCGTTCTCAAAAAAGAAATTGTCCATTGGCATTTCTACCCTACAAGAGAAGCTGCCCATCAAGCCATATTTGAAAATATCGGGGTTTTTTACAACCGCACCGTGCTCAAAAGCGGCTGGGGTATCTTTCCCTAATTCATTTCCTGTCGAAATGGATTCAGCAAAATCTTCAGCTTAGTGCTTAACATTTTATCCTTTTTTCTGTTGACGACCCTTGGGTTGCGGCACAACTCAGTGGACATAAAATTAATGACGAAGCTGCATAGGTATGCAAAAAGCTCGCTGAAAAGCGAGCTTTTTGTTGGCGGAGAAGGAGGGATTTGAACCCTCGCGCCGGTTTCCCGACCTACACCCTTAGCAGGGGCGCCTCTTCACCACTTGAGTACTTCTCCGTATGGTGAATAATATCAAACATATAAAGTTTGGCAGAAGAAAAAGCTTGTCCCAAAAGGACGCGGGCTGTGCCCGATGGCGGAGAGAGAGGGATTCGAACCCCCGGCCCTTTCGGGTCACTGGTTTTCAAGACCAGCTCCATAAACCACTCGGACATCTCTCC
Proteins encoded in this region:
- a CDS encoding V-type ATPase 116kDa subunit family protein; protein product: MLKICGSAVTWLYRWRKKYTPDGDKTEMAQQQDEMHQLRLRNAELEEKNCILKKAAAFFAQHQK
- a CDS encoding glycerophosphodiester phosphodiesterase — translated: MLALNTQVIAHRGFSYQAPENTLEAFSLAAELGADGIELDVHLSKDGQIVVIHDDTVDRTGNGTGVVNEMLFDDLRTLDVSMGKPGYTGACIPTLEEVYRLLAPTSLNINVEIKEYRYQDGFVIIPKVLELEERYQLSGRVFYSSFNHYVLREMKQRQPQAATAALYAAGLVDVWEYTKRIPSDAIHPHFFALRDPSLVSQCHANGIAVRPWTIDQPDDMERMLVSGVDAVITNRPDLALKLRG